A region of the Dasypus novemcinctus isolate mDasNov1 chromosome X, mDasNov1.1.hap2, whole genome shotgun sequence genome:
ACTGTCAGGGGCATGTGAATTGTTCCATTACCAGCAAATACTGGTCTAACCATCCTTCAGATTTACATTTTGGGTTCTGTTTAATCTGTTTACTGTAAAAATCCTTATTTTAAACAATACTTTGCATTCAGAGgctagaaagaaaaatgtttcagTACTTCAGTTTATAAGTCTGATGTTTGGAGACTTGCTCAGAATAGAGATAAGTAAAGAAAAGAACTTACTGAACCAAAACGTTTCTTTTCCTTGTAAAGTACAGACAGACCTCAAATACtaacttttaaagaaatgagACATTTCTGCAGAactctgatattttgcatttatttcaaTGATCTTATTTAAGGCCACCTTTAGTAAATCAAGctgtaaagttttaaaaacaagatGGAGAATTGCTTTGATTTCCATAAAGGGAGATGCCTTATAAAATTAGGATACTACCCTCAACATTAGAAATGCTCAGAAAAGTTGTTACTTCGTTATTTTAATGGCATTTTTCATTTATGCTCAGGTGGAAGAGACCtcaagagaaagggaagaaaggcTGAAAGGATGGGAGAATTTCCTCAACACCCCTGAGCCCAACCGAGGTTTTCGGCGTTCAGATTCCGTTTGTGCTTCAGAAAGAGCAGGGCCTTCTAGAGTAAGGCATTTTTCAGAACACCCTAGCACGTCTAAAATGAATGCTCAAGAAACTGCCAATGAAATGGCATTGGAAGAATCTGTAGACGAAAAGAAGtttgaaaaaacagaagatgGAGAAACTGAAGAAAGTGCTTCTGAAAAAGATGCTAAAGAAGGTGGCTCTGAAAGAGAACCTGAAGAAAGCGGCCCTGAGCGAGAGCCTGAAGAATGCTATCCTGAAAGAGAGTCTGAAGAAGACAGTCCTAAAATAGAGTCTGAAGAAGGCAGTtctgaaaaagagtctgaagAGAATAGTTCTGAAAAAGAGTCGAAAAAGAATGGCTCTGAAAGAGAGTCGAAAAAGAAGAGACTCAAAAACGATTATGAAGAGAATGGTCTTGAAAAAGAATCTGATGAAGATGACCCTGAAAAGGAGACTGAAGAGGAGGAGGGCCTCCAAAAAGAGTCTGAGGAAGATGATTCAGAAAGAGACTCTGAAGAAGACAGCTCTGAAAAACAGGGTGAAGTCGGCTCGgataaagaatatgaagaaaatggtGTTGAAAAAGAATTTGATGAGGATGGTTCTGAAAAAGagtttaatgaaaatgttcttgaAAGAGAGTTAGAAGAAAATAACTCTGAAAAATCAGAATTTGAAGATGATGGCTCTGAAAAAGTGTTAGAGGAGGAAGGCTCTGAGAGAGAGTTTGAAGAAGATTCAGATgacaaggaagaagaggaagatacATATGAGAAAGTGTTTGATGATGAGTCAGAtgaaaaagaagatgaagaagCAGATGGAAAAGGGCTTGAAGAtgctggtgaaaaggaagaagatgatgatgcagaTGAAAAGCTCTTTGAAGATTCAGATGAAAAAGAAGATGAAGATGCAGACGAAAGGGAAGATGAAGAAGATGCAGGTGAAAAGTTGTTCGAAGATGACGATTCCAACGAGAAGTTGTTTGATGAGGATTCCAGTGAGAAATTGTTTGAGGAGTCTGATGAGAAGGGGACTCTGGATGGTTTTGGAAATGTTAACGAAGAAGGGCCCCTGTCCACAGGCAGCAGCTTTGTCCTCAGTagtgatgatgacgatgatgatatTTAATCCTTAAACTTGCTTTTTAGGGAGATTCTTTTTCCTCAACCTATACTTGCCTATGCTTCAGGGTAATTACTAGTAGTGTAACATGAACACGTGCATAGTGGTAGGGATGCCATCAGATGAATTCATCAGAGTTTTCATTGTTACCTGTACTTAATGATTTTAAATATCTGTTAATTGGCTGTTTGGTTAAACCTTCATAGTCATAGTGCAAGTAAACTGGATACTTGTCCTTTTGTCAGATTTGTTAAATGCAtgcagaataatatttttaaaagtattccaACTGAAGTTTGtgatattcaaaaataaaaagttgctAATATGCAGAAACTGAAAGTTGAACTTGAGTGAATTGCATCTGAATTGCATTCTATTGCTTTATTCATATTAGAGTTTGGTTTTTCTCAGGACTTGAAAATCCCTTAGGAGTCTCAATTCCAGCTTACGTTAACATTTAGGTCCCTATTTCCCCTCTCTAAACGAGAACATCTTCCTGCACTCATAAGTAACACTGGAATTTTTCCCTGCACAATTCTTgcaagttactttttaaaaatttcttaccCTTTTTCCATGAAAATTGACCCTTGGATGTACAAAAGTGAACTTCCTGAGGTCCACAGCTTccattattttgaaaacatagGGAGGGAGATTAGTATTCTACCATGTATTGTTTCTTAGCCTTTTGGATTCCCTTTAGAATTTGGTTAGTGATGGAATTCTCCCCAGAAAAATGTACACACATACAACACAACTTCTTGTATACAGTTTTAGGAGAGTCATGGACCCCTTGACGTTTAAGAACTTCTGTAATGTGTactttagttttcttaatttttagacTCATGGTGCCTAGTACAGTGCTAAGTTGCATAAGCCCAGTAAAATTTTGGGTCTTGATTCTGCTTGCCAAATTCAGGATTGGTGAGTGTACTTCTAATGAAGAGTTAAGAAGTTATTCTCATAAATTACAAGTTTTAAACTATCAGTGTGTTTTCATTATAGTGTATGTACATGAAATCATTACTGCTGCTAGAAAAGAGCTTCTGCACTTAAAGCTAATTTTCATTCTGACACTTTTTGGTTGACCTCAGATTTCTTAAAATCTTTATGATTTTCACCAgagataaatatgtaaaaagagatgaagaaagttgCATCTAGAAAAATTGCAAACCAATAATGTTCCCTTTCGGGATAAGCCAGAAACATTTAAACCCTTATATTTATTGAAGAATTGGTTTTCTAAATGAAACGAATGCTTACCTTCCCTGCACACAACTCTTGGGACAGGTAACTCTACGGACATAAATTAGCTCTAAGACCATTAGAGAACATTTTCCTTCCTTATGTTAAAATTTGTAGTTTTGGAAATCCAGAAACTCAAACTTACATGGTCAAAAAGCATTGCTGACCCTGGCAGGTTACCATCGTATGACTGTGAGTACACTTGTGCGTGTGTTAACAGATTTCAGCTCT
Encoded here:
- the HTATSF1 gene encoding 17S U2 SnRNP complex component HTATSF1, which produces MSGNNLDGNDEFDEQLRMQELYGDTKDGGTQDDPGEETEAFEQQPGDTPYEWDLDKKAWFPKITEDFIATYQANYGFPNNGASSSTANVQDVTARTVEEPPQRKAPEPTDPKKRGEKRKADSGWFHVEEDRNTNVYVSGLPPDITVDEFIQLMSKFGIIMRDPLTEEFKVKLYKDNQGNLKGDGLCCYLKRESVDLALKLLDEDEIRGYKLHVEVARFQLKGEYDASKKKKKCKDYKKKLSLQQKQLDWRPERRAGPSRMRHERVVIIKNMFHPTDFEDDPLVLNEIREDLRVECSKFGQVKKLLLFDRHPDGVASVSFRDPEEADYCIQTLDGRWFGGRQITAQAWDGTTDYQVEETSREREERLKGWENFLNTPEPNRGFRRSDSVCASERAGPSRVRHFSEHPSTSKMNAQETANEMALEESVDEKKFEKTEDGETEESASEKDAKEGGSEREPEESGPEREPEECYPERESEEDSPKIESEEGSSEKESEENSSEKESKKNGSERESKKKRLKNDYEENGLEKESDEDDPEKETEEEEGLQKESEEDDSERDSEEDSSEKQGEVGSDKEYEENGVEKEFDEDGSEKEFNENVLERELEENNSEKSEFEDDGSEKVLEEEGSEREFEEDSDDKEEEEDTYEKVFDDESDEKEDEEADGKGLEDAGEKEEDDDADEKLFEDSDEKEDEDADEREDEEDAGEKLFEDDDSNEKLFDEDSSEKLFEESDEKGTLDGFGNVNEEGPLSTGSSFVLSSDDDDDDI